From one Treponema denticola genomic stretch:
- a CDS encoding acetyl-CoA carboxylase biotin carboxylase subunit, which yields MIKKILIANRGEIAVRVIRSCREMGIKTVAVYSTADKDCLHVLLADEAVCIGPPPSAKSYLNREALITAALCTSCEAVHPGVGFLSENAGFAREVENAGLFWIGPKPDTIEMLGDKVRARETAVKSGLPVTPGSDGAIKELAEAKKTAEKCGYPVIIKAASGGGGKGMRIVYKESELAENLKIASAEAEANFADGTVYIEKYLVDPRHVELQILGNGKGAVSVLGERDCSVQKNHQKLIEESPSPAVSEEMREAMCKGAVSLFSSLKYRGAGTIEFLVSGNNFYFMEVNARIQVEHPVSEMITGTDIIAEQIRVCTGENMKFAQGILPTKGWAIEARINARSPGLIKNLRVPGGNGVRFDSFLYQGYSVVPFYDSMTAKLIVHGADRANAIQKLLCALDELKIEGITCNIEEQKIILNSKKFKSGVFGTGLYEELFGNK from the coding sequence ATGATTAAAAAAATACTTATCGCCAACAGAGGCGAGATAGCCGTGAGGGTTATCCGCTCCTGCCGCGAAATGGGAATAAAAACCGTCGCCGTTTACTCTACGGCGGACAAGGACTGCCTCCATGTACTTTTAGCTGATGAGGCTGTCTGCATAGGCCCGCCCCCCTCGGCTAAAAGCTATCTTAACAGGGAAGCTCTAATCACGGCAGCCCTTTGCACTTCCTGTGAGGCTGTACATCCGGGGGTAGGCTTTTTATCGGAAAACGCAGGTTTTGCCCGAGAGGTAGAAAATGCAGGGCTTTTTTGGATAGGGCCAAAACCCGACACAATCGAAATGCTCGGCGATAAGGTCCGTGCCCGCGAAACAGCCGTAAAAAGCGGCCTTCCCGTAACCCCCGGCTCGGACGGGGCGATAAAAGAATTAGCCGAAGCTAAAAAAACGGCAGAAAAATGCGGCTATCCCGTCATCATCAAGGCAGCCTCAGGCGGCGGCGGAAAAGGGATGCGCATCGTCTATAAAGAATCGGAATTAGCCGAAAACCTAAAAATTGCTTCCGCCGAAGCCGAAGCCAATTTTGCCGACGGCACAGTTTATATCGAAAAATATCTGGTAGATCCGCGCCATGTAGAGCTTCAAATTCTAGGCAATGGAAAAGGAGCCGTTTCCGTTTTGGGTGAAAGGGATTGTTCGGTTCAAAAAAATCATCAAAAGCTGATAGAAGAAAGCCCCTCTCCGGCCGTAAGCGAGGAAATGCGGGAAGCCATGTGTAAGGGAGCTGTCAGCCTTTTTTCTTCCCTTAAATACCGCGGGGCGGGAACAATCGAGTTCCTCGTATCGGGCAATAATTTCTACTTTATGGAAGTAAACGCCCGAATTCAGGTAGAGCATCCAGTTTCGGAGATGATTACCGGCACCGATATAATTGCAGAACAAATCCGTGTTTGTACAGGGGAAAATATGAAGTTTGCCCAAGGAATTTTGCCTACCAAGGGCTGGGCTATCGAAGCCAGAATAAATGCCCGCTCTCCCGGACTTATAAAGAATTTAAGGGTTCCCGGAGGAAACGGAGTGCGTTTTGACAGCTTTTTATATCAAGGCTATTCGGTAGTTCCGTTTTATGACTCGATGACGGCTAAACTCATCGTTCACGGGGCAGACAGGGCTAATGCCATTCAAAAGCTGCTTTGCGCCCTCGATGAGCTTAAAATTGAAGGTATTACCTGCAATATTGAAGAACAAAAGATTATACTTAACTCGAAAAAGTTCAAATCGGGAGTTTTCGGTACAGGGCTCTATGAAGAACTTTTTGGAAATAAGTAA
- the accB gene encoding acetyl-CoA carboxylase biotin carboxyl carrier protein has translation MKEDFILKVIEKFEKGDAVVLQIKQDDCELILKKEGAFPKKEAAIQSGAYAGAQTAYPMPYPAMPAGFQSGLSAGIQTAPAGTTGQAAAPQAASPAAKEPAQASPAASSAQNLLEVKSPIVGTFYRAPSPDSPPYVEKGSSVKKGQPLCVLEAMKMMNTLECEYDGVIEEILVSNGDLVEFDQVLFKIKAK, from the coding sequence ATGAAAGAAGATTTTATTTTGAAAGTGATAGAAAAGTTTGAAAAAGGCGATGCTGTGGTCTTGCAGATAAAGCAGGACGACTGTGAGCTTATCTTAAAAAAAGAAGGAGCCTTTCCTAAAAAGGAAGCTGCCATTCAGTCAGGTGCGTATGCAGGAGCACAGACAGCCTATCCTATGCCATATCCGGCGATGCCGGCAGGATTTCAATCCGGCCTTTCGGCGGGCATCCAGACAGCTCCGGCAGGAACAACCGGGCAAGCGGCAGCGCCTCAGGCAGCAAGTCCTGCTGCAAAAGAGCCGGCTCAAGCCTCACCCGCAGCTTCATCGGCTCAAAACCTGCTCGAAGTAAAAAGCCCCATTGTCGGAACCTTTTACAGGGCACCGTCTCCCGATTCTCCGCCCTATGTTGAAAAAGGCAGCTCGGTAAAAAAAGGGCAGCCCCTTTGTGTGCTTGAGGCTATGAAGATGATGAATACCCTCGAATGTGAATATGACGGAGTTATAGAGGAAATCTTAGTTTCAAACGGAGACCTTGTAGAATTCGATCAGGTCTTGTTTAAGATAAAGGCTAAGTAG
- a CDS encoding ATP-binding protein, translated as MEDYNKEFKIDIPKKQSALKAEIVSFLNSTNGEIYLGVDDSGTIHYDLINEKKKVWEEILSNWIVNAFNPDVTNLIYIYPNETPFRIKIFKGKERPYFYKDGEGFNTKGVYVRVSSTKRLASFDEIQRMIRQHNQHDYERLLCHRDDLTFNYVENRFKEKGVLFDKYALSLIDKDDKYNNAALLLSDQNPTISKFAVFQGTTVNVFLDKKEFTGSILKQLDDILYFANLSNRKKITITGKPERDEYLDIPERALREAIVNCYCHRDWTLSGDIKIEFYDDRVQIFSPGSLPDGLTLENIKMGMVAKRNKIIVDTLDKADVIENYASGVRRIFEDYAHFKKQPEYYISDNGVIVTLFNRNYDIQNDGQNDGQNDGQNDGQNDGQKISTKDRLEKIIKYIESDSAMTADRLKDLLNVSKRTIERDIAKLRKDNKIEYIGSAKDGHWIVKEQG; from the coding sequence ATGGAAGATTATAATAAAGAGTTTAAAATCGATATTCCTAAAAAACAAAGTGCACTTAAAGCTGAAATCGTCTCTTTTTTAAATAGCACCAATGGAGAAATCTATTTAGGAGTTGATGACAGCGGAACTATACATTATGATCTTATAAACGAAAAAAAGAAAGTATGGGAAGAAATACTTTCAAATTGGATTGTAAACGCTTTTAATCCCGATGTAACAAACTTAATATATATCTATCCAAACGAAACTCCCTTTAGAATCAAAATTTTTAAGGGAAAAGAAAGACCTTATTTTTATAAAGACGGAGAAGGCTTTAATACAAAAGGTGTATATGTCAGAGTCAGCAGTACAAAAAGACTTGCAAGTTTTGACGAAATCCAAAGGATGATACGGCAGCATAATCAGCATGATTATGAGCGTTTGTTATGTCATCGGGATGATTTAACCTTTAATTATGTAGAAAATAGATTTAAAGAAAAAGGAGTTCTCTTTGACAAATATGCTCTATCCCTCATCGATAAAGATGACAAATACAATAATGCAGCTCTCTTATTGAGCGACCAAAATCCCACTATCAGTAAATTTGCAGTTTTTCAAGGCACTACGGTAAATGTCTTTTTGGATAAAAAAGAATTTACAGGTTCCATCTTAAAACAATTAGATGATATTCTCTATTTTGCCAATTTATCAAACCGAAAAAAAATCACCATTACCGGAAAACCTGAACGGGATGAATATTTAGATATTCCTGAAAGAGCTCTCAGAGAAGCTATCGTAAACTGTTATTGTCATAGGGATTGGACTTTAAGCGGAGATATAAAAATAGAATTTTACGACGATAGGGTTCAAATTTTTTCTCCCGGCAGCTTGCCTGACGGATTGACATTGGAAAACATAAAAATGGGCATGGTTGCAAAAAGAAATAAAATTATCGTAGATACTCTGGATAAAGCCGATGTTATTGAAAATTATGCTTCGGGTGTACGCAGAATATTTGAAGATTATGCACATTTTAAAAAACAACCCGAATATTATATTTCCGATAACGGGGTAATAGTTACCTTATTCAATCGAAATTATGATATCCAAAATGACGGTCAAAATGACGGTCAAAATGACGGTCAAAATGACGGTCAAAATGACGGTCAAAAAATAAGCACAAAAGATAGACTGGAAAAGATAATAAAATATATAGAAAGCGATAGTGCTATGACAGCAGATAGACTTAAAGACCTTTTAAATGTATCTAAACGGACTATAGAGCGGGATATAGCTAAACTAAGAAAAGATAACAAGATTGAATATATCGGCAGTGCCAAAGACGGACACTGGATTGTAAAAGAACAGGGATAG
- a CDS encoding virulence RhuM family protein — MAKDIQVRNSVSDFLIFTKQTGGDGIQVRLHDENIWLTQKSMAQLFDCSIDNIALHLKNIFKSGELEQVSVTEDSSATASDGKSYRMKFYNLDAIISVGYRINSVRATQFRKWATDVLKQFTIKGYVLDKTRLENGQIFDENYFDHLLDEIREIRASERKFYQKITDIYATASDYSPNSIISKTFFATVQNKLHYAIHGSTAAEVIYTRADHQKKNMGLTSWKNSPKGKILKSDVSIAKNYLSEMELQDLNQFVSMYLDYAERQAKKKIPMTMEDWAKKLDVFLEFNEEAILKDKGKVSAAIAKSFAESEFEKYRIIQDKTFVSDFDKYLAELENTISG, encoded by the coding sequence ATGGCAAAAGATATTCAGGTGCGGAACAGTGTCAGCGATTTTCTCATTTTTACTAAGCAAACGGGCGGAGATGGTATACAGGTTCGATTGCATGACGAGAATATTTGGCTGACACAAAAATCGATGGCTCAATTATTTGATTGCTCAATCGATAATATTGCCCTACACTTAAAAAACATATTCAAGTCAGGTGAGTTGGAACAAGTTTCAGTTACCGAGGATTCCTCGGCAACTGCCTCAGATGGTAAATCCTACCGAATGAAATTCTACAATCTTGATGCCATTATTTCCGTAGGATACCGTATTAACTCCGTTCGAGCAACTCAGTTCCGTAAATGGGCAACGGATGTATTAAAACAATTTACCATTAAAGGCTATGTACTTGATAAAACCCGCTTGGAAAACGGACAAATTTTCGATGAAAACTATTTTGACCATCTGCTTGATGAAATAAGAGAAATCCGTGCAAGTGAGCGCAAGTTCTATCAAAAAATAACGGATATTTATGCGACAGCCTCAGATTATTCTCCCAACTCCATAATCTCAAAGACATTTTTTGCAACCGTACAAAATAAGCTGCACTATGCAATTCACGGCTCTACTGCTGCGGAAGTTATTTATACACGAGCCGATCATCAAAAGAAAAACATGGGGCTTACTTCATGGAAAAATTCACCTAAGGGTAAAATATTAAAGAGCGATGTCAGCATTGCAAAAAATTACTTATCCGAAATGGAATTGCAGGATTTAAATCAATTTGTTTCCATGTATTTGGACTATGCTGAACGGCAGGCAAAAAAGAAAATCCCAATGACAATGGAAGACTGGGCTAAAAAACTGGATGTTTTTTTGGAGTTCAACGAAGAAGCTATTTTAAAAGACAAGGGTAAGGTATCGGCAGCGATTGCAAAAAGTTTTGCCGAATCCGAATTTGAAAAATACCGCATCATTCAGGATAAGACCTTTGTTTCCGATTTTGACAAATACTTAGCGGAATTGGAAAATACCATTAGCGGATAA
- the fabV gene encoding enoyl-ACP reductase FabV, giving the protein MIVKPMVRNNICLNAHPQGCKKGVEDQIEYTKKRITTEVKAGAKAPKNVLVLGCSNGYGLASRIAAAFGYGAGTIGVSFEKAGSETKYGTPGWYNNLAFDEAAKREGLYSVTIDGDAFSDEIKAQVIEEAKKKGIKFDLIVYSLASPVRTDPDTGIMHKSVLKPFGKTFTGKTVDPFTGELKEISAEPANDEEAAATVKVMGGEDWERWINRLSKEGLLEKGCITLAYSYIGPEATQALYRKGTIGKAKEHLEATAHRLNKENPSIRAFVSVNKGLVTRASAVIPVIPLYLASLFKVMKEKGNHEGCIEQITRLYAERLYRKDGTIPVDEENRIRIDDWELEEDVQKAVSALMEKVTSENAESLTDLAGYRHDFLASNGFDVEGINYEAEVERFDRI; this is encoded by the coding sequence ATGATTGTAAAACCTATGGTTAGGAACAATATTTGTCTAAACGCTCATCCGCAAGGATGCAAAAAAGGCGTTGAGGATCAAATAGAGTACACAAAAAAGAGAATTACCACTGAGGTAAAAGCCGGAGCAAAGGCACCTAAAAATGTGCTGGTACTTGGCTGCTCTAACGGTTATGGCCTTGCAAGCCGAATAGCGGCAGCATTCGGCTATGGAGCCGGCACTATCGGCGTTTCCTTTGAAAAGGCCGGAAGCGAAACAAAGTACGGCACACCCGGCTGGTACAACAACCTTGCCTTTGACGAGGCAGCAAAAAGGGAAGGCCTTTATTCCGTAACTATAGACGGAGATGCCTTTTCCGATGAAATCAAGGCACAAGTAATCGAAGAAGCCAAAAAGAAAGGAATTAAATTCGATCTTATAGTTTACAGTTTGGCAAGCCCTGTAAGAACCGATCCCGACACAGGCATAATGCACAAGTCCGTCTTAAAGCCCTTCGGCAAAACCTTTACAGGCAAGACGGTCGATCCCTTTACCGGAGAACTAAAAGAGATCTCCGCCGAACCTGCAAACGATGAAGAAGCCGCTGCAACCGTTAAGGTTATGGGAGGAGAAGACTGGGAACGCTGGATAAATCGGCTTTCAAAGGAAGGCCTTTTAGAAAAAGGCTGCATTACCCTAGCCTATTCCTATATCGGCCCGGAAGCCACGCAGGCCCTCTACCGAAAGGGCACCATAGGAAAAGCGAAAGAACACCTTGAAGCAACAGCCCACCGCCTAAACAAAGAAAACCCGTCAATACGGGCCTTCGTTTCGGTAAACAAGGGCTTGGTAACAAGGGCAAGTGCGGTAATCCCCGTAATTCCTCTATATCTCGCTTCCTTGTTTAAGGTTATGAAAGAAAAAGGAAACCACGAGGGCTGTATCGAACAGATTACCCGCCTTTATGCCGAAAGGCTCTACCGTAAAGACGGCACAATTCCCGTCGATGAAGAAAACAGAATCCGTATTGACGACTGGGAGCTTGAAGAAGATGTTCAAAAGGCAGTTTCAGCTTTAATGGAAAAGGTAACAAGCGAAAACGCCGAAAGCCTAACCGACCTTGCCGGCTACCGCCACGACTTTTTAGCCTCAAACGGCTTTGATGTCGAAGGCATCAACTACGAAGCCGAAGTAGAAAGGTTCGACAGGATTTAA
- a CDS encoding N-6 DNA methylase, producing MNNLKTAFAKKDIQNRFNISLATVNNWIKTGVIPSPKDGYYTKDVYSALITSIETSTNRLQSRANRSYQNSSDLIFLGIKDKKRKELLVKLIEEFENSNLSIQEAVACLGKQILINNNLYDKNSEIFTKINSIYNGKNIFQNFHIENKNDDILGAFYQSVQSIACKSKDGSFYTPAELLTSIEIPLEAKVLDPCCGSGSILINTLTKQHNPSNIYAFDIDETALLICYINLIIFFEDAFISPHIEQRDLIFTDTNNLFNQDKEKYDFIVTNPPWGSKLSKEQKDFLLNTYPILDTTEVFSIALYNSMQKLSEKGELNFFLPESILNVSTHKNIRKFLLNSNRNIDILPLGMAFKGVQSECVLLKLSEIVKGSIKITVKKEKTNKLNINSISAPDYFISYNISENDDKILNKIYSEYSVKLPTDTKFALGIVTGNNKKYVHKIKGENEEAVFRGKDILPYKLKSPETFISFTPAIFQQVAPVEMYRTKKIVYKFISDKIVCALDSNSLVLNSANVIISNNYPMEILVCLFNSPIYSFIYQKKFKSKKVLKQHFQDFPLPILNNDLIKLFYDVYADILTGIKKQEHADKIICSYFKISDTEYNYIKESVYGNT from the coding sequence ATGAATAACTTGAAAACAGCTTTTGCAAAAAAAGATATTCAAAATAGATTTAATATTTCTCTTGCCACTGTAAACAATTGGATAAAAACCGGTGTAATTCCATCGCCTAAAGACGGATATTATACAAAAGATGTATATTCAGCCTTGATAACTTCTATTGAAACAAGTACAAATAGACTACAATCAAGAGCCAATCGCTCATATCAAAATTCTTCAGATCTTATATTTTTAGGAATCAAAGATAAAAAAAGAAAAGAACTTCTTGTAAAACTTATCGAGGAGTTTGAAAACAGTAATCTCTCTATTCAGGAAGCAGTCGCTTGCCTAGGAAAACAAATTCTTATAAACAATAATTTATACGATAAAAACTCAGAAATTTTTACAAAAATAAATAGTATTTACAATGGTAAAAATATTTTCCAAAATTTTCATATAGAAAATAAGAATGATGATATTTTAGGTGCTTTTTATCAATCAGTTCAAAGTATTGCCTGTAAATCAAAAGATGGTTCATTTTACACGCCAGCTGAACTTCTTACTTCAATCGAAATTCCATTGGAAGCAAAAGTGTTAGATCCTTGCTGCGGAAGCGGAAGCATTTTAATCAATACGCTCACAAAGCAGCATAATCCATCAAATATTTATGCCTTTGATATTGATGAAACCGCTCTGTTGATATGTTATATCAATCTTATTATATTTTTTGAAGATGCATTTATTTCTCCTCATATTGAACAGCGTGATTTAATTTTTACGGATACAAATAATTTGTTCAACCAGGATAAGGAAAAATATGATTTTATTGTTACAAATCCGCCGTGGGGAAGTAAACTCTCAAAAGAACAGAAAGATTTTTTGTTAAATACTTATCCGATTTTAGATACAACAGAAGTTTTCAGCATCGCTTTATATAATTCAATGCAAAAATTATCTGAAAAAGGTGAATTAAATTTCTTCCTTCCTGAATCCATATTAAATGTTTCAACTCATAAGAATATTCGAAAATTTTTATTGAACTCTAATCGAAATATAGATATTCTACCATTGGGAATGGCATTTAAAGGAGTCCAATCAGAATGTGTGCTTTTAAAGCTTTCTGAAATTGTAAAAGGTAGTATCAAAATTACTGTTAAAAAAGAAAAAACGAACAAACTCAATATAAATAGTATTTCTGCACCGGATTATTTTATATCTTATAATATTTCTGAAAATGATGATAAAATTTTAAATAAGATTTATTCTGAATATTCCGTAAAACTTCCCACCGATACGAAATTTGCTTTAGGTATTGTAACAGGAAATAATAAAAAATATGTTCACAAAATCAAAGGTGAAAATGAAGAAGCTGTGTTTCGAGGAAAAGATATATTACCGTATAAATTAAAATCACCGGAAACTTTTATAAGTTTTACTCCTGCGATATTTCAACAGGTCGCTCCCGTAGAAATGTACCGTACTAAAAAAATTGTTTATAAATTTATTTCCGATAAAATTGTCTGTGCGTTAGATAGCAATAGCTTAGTTTTAAACAGTGCCAATGTTATTATATCTAATAATTATCCAATGGAAATCTTAGTTTGTTTGTTCAACAGCCCAATCTATTCTTTTATCTATCAGAAAAAATTTAAATCAAAAAAAGTATTAAAACAACACTTTCAAGATTTTCCATTACCTATCTTAAACAATGATCTAATCAAATTATTTTATGATGTATATGCAGACATATTGACAGGTATAAAGAAACAGGAACATGCCGATAAAATCATTTGTTCCTATTTTAAAATATCAGATACCGAATACAATTACATTAAGGAGAGTGTTTATGGAAACACTTGA
- the fabG gene encoding 3-oxoacyl-[acyl-carrier-protein] reductase, protein MLLKGKKALVTGSSRGIGKEVVRRFIEEGAEVWGLCTKPSASKTEMEAFAEEKGSAFHEIYADCGNAEGLTETVKKALEESGGFDILVNNAGITRDGLSFRMKLSDWEDVLRVNLTGVFVASQIISSDMIRKRAGSIINMTSIVGLHGQGGQVNYSASKAGLIGFTKSLAKETAGRGVRVNAIAPGYIETDMTAAVNEEMRKAWVEGIPLKRAGQPLDIANAAAFLASDLSLYITAQVLGVDGGLGA, encoded by the coding sequence ATGTTATTAAAAGGAAAAAAAGCATTGGTAACAGGCTCTTCGAGAGGAATCGGAAAAGAGGTTGTTAGAAGATTCATTGAAGAGGGAGCCGAAGTTTGGGGCTTATGTACAAAACCCTCTGCAAGCAAGACAGAAATGGAAGCATTTGCAGAAGAAAAAGGAAGCGCATTTCATGAAATATACGCTGACTGCGGCAATGCGGAAGGCCTTACCGAAACGGTAAAAAAAGCCCTCGAAGAATCGGGCGGCTTTGACATACTTGTAAACAACGCAGGTATTACAAGAGACGGCCTTTCATTTAGGATGAAGCTTTCCGACTGGGAAGACGTTTTACGAGTAAACTTGACAGGCGTTTTTGTCGCCTCGCAAATTATTTCTTCCGACATGATTAGAAAAAGAGCCGGCTCGATTATCAATATGACAAGTATCGTAGGCCTTCACGGTCAGGGCGGGCAGGTCAACTATTCCGCAAGCAAGGCCGGCCTCATAGGTTTTACAAAGAGCCTTGCAAAAGAAACGGCAGGAAGAGGAGTACGCGTAAACGCCATCGCCCCCGGCTATATCGAAACCGATATGACCGCCGCCGTAAACGAAGAAATGCGGAAGGCATGGGTCGAGGGAATCCCCTTAAAAAGAGCAGGACAGCCCCTAGACATAGCAAACGCCGCAGCCTTTTTGGCTTCGGACTTATCGCTTTATATAACCGCCCAAGTCCTAGGTGTCGACGGCGGACTGGGAGCATAG
- a CDS encoding ACP S-malonyltransferase has product MNSIFLFSGQGAQFKGMAQDIVDEYGAAKDLIKKISDITGEDINALLRHTENEELSRSDKSQLAIIAVETAILAVLKEKGINPSAVAGFSLGEFSALYASGILSFEDMIRIVQERGAIMQAACDKIAARATEGSGALGMSAILKLEPEKVLELLKPYSDPKSGIVFAANMNSPVQTVISGTAEGLSLAENLCKEAGAKRCVRLAVAGPFHSPLMEEAAKEFEEVLKSFDFKTPQIPVFSNVTGKQVKSGEEAKANAVLHLTHPVLWTSEEKEIASLSGSLKPCRLLEVGPGNTLCNLWRDSGFASDELACSPTGTLDQLNKIIE; this is encoded by the coding sequence ATGAACAGTATATTTTTATTTTCCGGGCAGGGTGCACAATTTAAGGGTATGGCTCAAGATATTGTTGACGAATACGGAGCTGCAAAGGACCTAATTAAAAAAATCAGCGATATAACCGGAGAGGATATAAATGCCCTTTTACGGCACACCGAAAACGAAGAGCTTTCAAGGAGCGACAAGAGCCAGTTGGCTATAATTGCGGTTGAGACGGCCATTCTTGCCGTTTTAAAAGAAAAAGGAATAAACCCATCAGCCGTTGCAGGTTTCAGTCTGGGAGAGTTTTCAGCCCTCTATGCTTCCGGTATTTTAAGCTTTGAAGATATGATACGCATCGTACAAGAACGAGGGGCTATTATGCAGGCAGCCTGCGATAAGATTGCAGCAAGGGCAACAGAGGGCTCCGGTGCCCTGGGTATGTCGGCTATTTTAAAACTTGAGCCCGAAAAGGTTCTGGAACTATTAAAGCCCTATTCCGACCCCAAAAGCGGAATAGTATTTGCCGCCAATATGAATAGTCCCGTTCAAACCGTTATTTCGGGAACGGCGGAGGGCTTAAGCCTTGCCGAAAACTTGTGCAAGGAAGCCGGAGCAAAAAGGTGTGTCCGCCTTGCGGTTGCAGGCCCCTTCCACTCCCCCCTAATGGAAGAAGCGGCAAAAGAATTCGAAGAGGTCTTAAAAAGCTTTGACTTTAAAACCCCTCAAATCCCGGTATTTTCAAATGTTACGGGCAAGCAAGTAAAATCGGGAGAAGAAGCAAAAGCAAACGCAGTTCTTCACCTTACCCATCCAGTCCTATGGACGAGCGAAGAAAAGGAAATCGCTTCTTTAAGCGGAAGCTTAAAACCCTGCCGCCTCTTGGAAGTAGGCCCGGGAAACACCCTGTGCAATCTTTGGAGAGACAGCGGTTTTGCATCGGATGAACTTGCATGTTCACCGACCGGAACTTTAGACCAATTAAACAAGATTATAGAATAG
- a CDS encoding beta-ketoacyl-ACP synthase III → MAIIIKTTGKAIPKRIMHNSDFPASLDTSDEWIRSHTGIGSRYIASQEDTSASLGAAACKQVLANENLNPQDIDLIICATATAEYQGFPSNACLIQKELGAKNAACFDLSAACSGFLYAIDTAAALMERHGRRYALVCGTEVLSKIIDWQDRSTCVLFGDGAGAALLENTFDNSKRGIGSVILGSDGTGYEALYMADHLKMNGRTVYNFAVGVITETVKSLLQKENINMEDVDLVVCHQANKRILEAAAKRLNTDMSKFACNMENYGNTSAASIPITLDDLRLQGKLTQGTTIITAGFGAGLTWGGAVIRF, encoded by the coding sequence ATGGCTATTATAATAAAAACAACGGGAAAGGCTATTCCAAAAAGGATAATGCACAACAGCGATTTTCCCGCTTCCTTAGATACTTCGGATGAATGGATCAGAAGCCACACAGGAATAGGAAGCCGCTACATAGCTTCCCAAGAAGACACAAGTGCATCCCTCGGCGCCGCGGCCTGTAAACAGGTATTGGCAAATGAAAATCTAAATCCTCAGGATATAGACTTAATTATCTGTGCTACCGCCACGGCAGAATACCAAGGCTTTCCGTCGAATGCCTGTCTTATCCAAAAAGAACTTGGTGCAAAAAATGCGGCATGTTTTGACCTGTCGGCAGCATGTTCAGGCTTTTTATACGCAATAGATACGGCAGCGGCCCTCATGGAAAGGCACGGCCGGCGTTATGCCCTTGTCTGCGGCACCGAAGTTTTAAGCAAAATAATCGATTGGCAAGACCGTTCTACCTGCGTACTATTCGGAGACGGGGCCGGGGCAGCCCTCCTTGAAAACACATTTGATAATTCAAAGAGGGGCATAGGCTCGGTAATTTTAGGTTCTGACGGAACAGGTTATGAAGCTCTTTATATGGCAGACCATCTAAAAATGAACGGAAGAACCGTCTACAATTTTGCAGTCGGCGTTATAACCGAAACCGTAAAAAGCCTTCTTCAAAAAGAAAACATCAATATGGAAGATGTAGACTTGGTTGTATGCCACCAAGCCAATAAACGCATTTTAGAAGCCGCCGCAAAAAGACTTAACACCGATATGAGCAAATTCGCATGTAATATGGAAAACTACGGAAACACTTCGGCTGCTTCCATTCCGATAACCCTCGATGATTTAAGGCTTCAAGGAAAATTAACCCAAGGAACAACAATAATTACGGCAGGCTTTGGGGCCGGGCTCACATGGGGCGGTGCCGTAATAAGATTCTAG